One stretch of Paraburkholderia fungorum DNA includes these proteins:
- a CDS encoding gamma-glutamylcyclotransferase family protein: MQTVFIYGTLRAGEVNDIHEAAARNEIAEPNRLGTATVRGHLFDFGLYPGLVVDEAGIDVIGDVYEIDDALVAVLDEIEAVYPGVEDRFLAREVMLKVDGNVVNCRFYPVAPSAVKGLPEIKSGDWVGYRSTR; the protein is encoded by the coding sequence ATGCAGACCGTCTTTATTTACGGCACATTGCGCGCCGGTGAAGTGAACGACATCCACGAAGCAGCGGCGCGTAACGAGATCGCCGAGCCGAACCGGCTTGGCACGGCCACGGTGCGCGGTCATCTGTTCGACTTCGGTTTGTACCCGGGGCTGGTGGTCGACGAAGCGGGTATCGACGTGATCGGCGACGTCTACGAAATCGACGACGCGCTCGTCGCGGTGCTCGATGAAATCGAAGCGGTTTATCCGGGCGTCGAAGATCGTTTTCTTGCGCGCGAGGTGATGCTGAAAGTGGACGGCAACGTGGTGAATTGCCGCTTCTATCCGGTCGCGCCCAGTGCAGTGAAGGGGCTACCCGAAATCAAATCGGGCGATTGGGTCGGTTATCGCAGCACTCGCTGA
- the rraA gene encoding ribonuclease E activity regulator RraA, whose product MSFATADLCDAHEDQLALGTLRVLEPVFHLFSRPECFSGAAVTLKVFEDNALVRATLEEQGENRVLVIDGGGSLRCALLGGNLAQIAEQNGWAGVVINGCVRDTLELNDANVGVAALATCPRRSPKLGAGERDVPVQLPGALVRPGDWIYADLDGVLVANTALT is encoded by the coding sequence ATGAGCTTTGCTACAGCGGATTTGTGCGATGCACATGAAGACCAGTTGGCGCTCGGTACGCTGCGCGTGCTCGAACCGGTCTTCCATCTGTTCAGCCGCCCCGAGTGTTTCAGCGGCGCGGCGGTGACGCTGAAAGTGTTCGAAGACAATGCGCTCGTGCGTGCCACGCTCGAAGAGCAAGGCGAAAACCGGGTGCTGGTGATCGACGGCGGCGGCAGTCTGCGTTGCGCGCTATTGGGCGGAAATCTCGCGCAAATCGCGGAGCAGAACGGCTGGGCGGGCGTGGTTATCAACGGCTGCGTGCGTGATACGCTCGAATTGAACGACGCCAATGTTGGCGTGGCGGCGCTGGCAACCTGTCCGCGACGCTCGCCGAAGCTCGGCGCCGGCGAGCGTGATGTCCCCGTGCAGTTACCCGGCGCATTAGTGCGTCCCGGCGACTGGATCTACGCGGACCTTGACGGCGTCCTCGTCGCGAACACCGCACTGACTTGA
- a CDS encoding AraC family transcriptional regulator, which produces MTSSADSDLLSFVRFADIPPEHQPTNEHPIRVRSRPMPMGSRIARHRHAWAQVAYASRGVLRIATTGTTWMVPPSRAIWVPPHVTHEVVAVEDAFLRTLYITENTVPAGLDTPRVVEVSDLLREVIAALDTPGISVTREQLLGALALDELTRSEPLPLSVPMPNEKRLRALCEAVIEDPTHGESLEQWASSVGASTRTIARLFRQELGVSFSQWRQQAILARAIPLLSQGRPLSHVAQELGYQSQSAFSAMFRRAFGESPRAFIERGSEHRPENHVARSQDDETAREV; this is translated from the coding sequence ATGACTTCGTCCGCCGACTCAGACCTGTTGAGCTTCGTACGCTTCGCCGACATTCCGCCCGAGCATCAACCCACGAACGAACATCCGATTCGTGTGCGCTCGCGGCCCATGCCGATGGGTTCGCGCATCGCCAGGCATCGGCATGCGTGGGCACAAGTGGCTTACGCGTCGCGCGGCGTGCTGCGAATCGCAACGACCGGCACTACGTGGATGGTGCCGCCGTCGCGCGCAATCTGGGTGCCTCCGCATGTGACGCACGAAGTGGTCGCCGTCGAGGATGCGTTTCTGCGCACGCTGTACATCACCGAGAATACGGTGCCGGCCGGACTGGATACGCCGCGGGTGGTGGAGGTCTCGGATCTGCTGCGGGAAGTGATTGCCGCGCTCGACACGCCCGGCATTTCCGTCACGCGCGAACAGCTACTCGGCGCGCTCGCACTCGACGAATTGACGCGTTCGGAGCCTTTGCCGCTTTCAGTGCCGATGCCTAACGAGAAGCGCCTGCGTGCGCTTTGCGAAGCCGTGATCGAAGATCCGACGCATGGCGAATCGCTCGAACAATGGGCGTCGAGCGTCGGCGCGAGTACCCGTACGATCGCGCGGCTGTTTCGGCAGGAATTAGGGGTGAGTTTTTCGCAGTGGCGTCAGCAGGCGATTCTGGCTCGTGCCATTCCGCTGTTGAGTCAGGGGCGGCCGCTTTCGCATGTGGCGCAAGAGCTTGGCTACCAGAGCCAGAGTGCGTTTTCCGCGATGTTCCGGCGTGCGTTCGGCGAGAGTCCGCGTGCGTTTATCGAGCGCGGTTCGGAGCATCGTCCGGAAAATCATGTCGCGCGTTCACAGGATGATGAAACGGCGCGGGAAGTGTAG